One window of the bacterium genome contains the following:
- a CDS encoding Zn-dependent exopeptidase M28, with protein sequence METATGNGAAAREGTEAPGKANGDARRSASEDQMMADIRALAGIKPHRGPATPGEAEAARYVHGRMEELGLSPKTEPFRLSPYFPAAWALHGLIASAACVLAFWYPLAAAAVIVFTMISFHGDSNTRYYLLRSLFPRRESRHVIGRLPAKGHKIGEPWRGKRVVIAAHLDAGQMGWAIQPHRAEPTARFFKKNFNMAPPLLALIMAAMVLALSGAILYAVFGPGGVTRGVLVAGVLGNLITVAIFGQMEFAGISPGASDNASAVALMLDVARRLKENPTENTEVMFVGVGSEETYMNGMAKFMDDRRALLDKENTYFLVPETLAQGTPRVIVGEAVTAAHYHDSALCGAMLIAARRLGHAGVSPIVLRTGGTDATPPTVRGYKATGLICLNENDYPPNYHYHTDVPENVNAPLLSTCVDIFEETIRIVDRDF encoded by the coding sequence ATGGAAACGGCAACCGGGAACGGCGCCGCGGCGCGCGAGGGGACCGAGGCGCCGGGCAAGGCCAACGGCGACGCGCGGCGATCCGCATCCGAGGACCAGATGATGGCCGATATCCGCGCGCTCGCGGGGATCAAGCCGCATCGCGGCCCGGCCACGCCCGGCGAGGCCGAGGCGGCGCGCTACGTCCACGGCCGTATGGAAGAGTTGGGGCTTTCCCCAAAAACGGAACCCTTCCGCCTGTCCCCGTATTTTCCCGCGGCGTGGGCGCTTCACGGCCTGATCGCGTCCGCGGCGTGCGTGCTGGCGTTTTGGTATCCGCTCGCGGCCGCGGCCGTGATCGTCTTTACGATGATCTCGTTTCACGGCGATTCGAACACGCGCTACTACCTGTTGCGCTCCCTGTTTCCCCGGCGCGAGAGCCGGCACGTCATCGGCCGCTTGCCGGCGAAGGGGCACAAGATCGGAGAGCCCTGGCGCGGCAAGCGTGTGGTGATCGCCGCTCACCTGGACGCCGGGCAGATGGGCTGGGCGATTCAGCCGCATCGCGCCGAGCCGACCGCGCGCTTCTTCAAGAAAAACTTCAACATGGCCCCGCCCCTTCTGGCGCTGATCATGGCCGCGATGGTTCTGGCGCTTTCCGGCGCGATCCTGTACGCCGTTTTCGGTCCGGGCGGCGTGACACGCGGCGTTCTTGTCGCCGGCGTCCTCGGCAACCTCATCACCGTCGCCATTTTCGGCCAGATGGAATTCGCGGGTATCAGCCCTGGCGCGTCCGACAATGCGTCCGCGGTCGCGCTCATGCTCGATGTCGCCCGCCGGTTGAAGGAAAATCCCACGGAAAACACCGAGGTCATGTTCGTCGGCGTCGGCAGCGAGGAAACATACATGAACGGCATGGCCAAATTCATGGACGACCGCCGGGCGCTGCTGGACAAGGAAAATACCTATTTCCTCGTTCCTGAAACGCTCGCCCAAGGCACGCCGCGCGTCATCGTCGGAGAGGCGGTCACGGCGGCGCACTACCACGACTCCGCGCTGTGCGGCGCGATGCTGATCGCCGCGCGGCGGCTCGGGCACGCCGGCGTGTCGCCGATCGTCCTGCGAACGGGCGGCACCGACGCGACGCCGCCCACCGTGCGGGGTTACAAGGCGACAGGGCTCATCTGTCTGAACGAGAACGATTATCCGCCGAACTACCACTACCACACCGACGTCCCGGAGAACGTGAACGCCCCGCTTCTTTCGACGTGCGTCGACATCTTCGAGGAGACGATTCGCATCGTCGATCGCGACTTCTGA
- a CDS encoding SO_0444 family Cu/Zn efflux transporter, with protein MNIILDILSATLDAYVLAAPFLLFGLAGAGLLHVALSRHAVERHLGGGGMGSVARAAAFGIPLPICSCGVVPIGIELSRKGASRPATMSFLITTPESSADAILLTWGMLGPFVAIARPIASFFTAVLAGVFAMFFPARGEGDAPAGPEIDEKAIEAACCDSAVCNTAGAKSPDGVGFAGVGRSIRNAIARKTEPGVEPFGSLLRRGARYAFVEVADDILFWLFAGLLLTGVITVLVPNDLASIGLGGGHASYLVMLAAGIPLYMCASASTPVAAALVAKGVSPGAALVFLLSGPATNAATVVVLRGVFGRGFVRVYLAAIALGALAAGFALDFALASIGVSVVPKLAGDFEGAAGAVMAASAAVLGVLSAWRFSHGAANMGLRELRENFAAIGRWITGNRRAATGDR; from the coding sequence ATGAACATCATCCTGGACATTCTTTCGGCGACCCTCGACGCGTATGTGCTGGCCGCGCCGTTCTTGCTTTTCGGGCTGGCCGGGGCGGGGCTTTTGCACGTCGCGCTATCGCGCCACGCGGTGGAGCGGCACCTGGGCGGCGGCGGGATGGGCTCGGTCGCGCGCGCGGCGGCGTTCGGGATCCCTTTGCCGATCTGCAGTTGCGGCGTCGTTCCGATCGGCATCGAGTTGTCGCGAAAAGGCGCGAGCCGTCCGGCGACGATGTCGTTTCTCATCACGACGCCCGAATCCAGCGCGGACGCGATCCTGCTGACGTGGGGGATGCTCGGCCCGTTTGTGGCGATCGCGCGGCCGATCGCGTCGTTTTTCACCGCCGTGCTCGCGGGCGTATTCGCGATGTTCTTTCCCGCGCGCGGCGAGGGCGACGCGCCGGCCGGTCCGGAGATCGACGAGAAGGCGATCGAGGCGGCGTGTTGCGACTCGGCCGTCTGCAACACGGCGGGCGCGAAATCGCCGGACGGCGTGGGATTCGCCGGCGTGGGCCGCTCGATCCGAAACGCGATCGCGCGAAAAACGGAACCGGGAGTCGAGCCTTTTGGCTCGCTTTTGCGGCGGGGCGCGCGCTACGCTTTTGTCGAGGTGGCCGACGACATCCTCTTCTGGCTGTTCGCGGGCCTGTTGCTGACCGGCGTCATCACCGTACTTGTTCCGAACGACCTTGCCTCAATCGGGCTGGGCGGCGGGCATGCGTCGTACCTTGTCATGCTCGCCGCGGGCATACCTTTATATATGTGCGCGTCCGCGAGCACGCCCGTGGCCGCGGCGCTCGTCGCCAAGGGCGTCAGCCCGGGCGCGGCGCTCGTGTTCTTGCTGTCCGGCCCGGCGACCAACGCGGCGACCGTCGTCGTGCTGCGCGGGGTGTTCGGCCGCGGATTCGTCCGCGTCTACCTCGCGGCGATCGCGCTTGGCGCGCTGGCGGCGGGGTTCGCGCTCGATTTCGCCCTTGCGTCGATCGGCGTGTCGGTCGTGCCGAAGCTCGCCGGTGACTTCGAGGGCGCGGCGGGCGCGGTGATGGCCGCGTCCGCGGCGGTGCTCGGCGTGCTGTCCGCGTGGCGCTTTTCGCACGGCGCGGCGAACATGGGCCTTCGCGAGTTGCGCGAAAACTTTGCCGCGATCGGGCGATGGATAACGGGCAACCGGCGCGCGGCGACTGGCGACCGGTAG
- a CDS encoding phospho-sugar mutase, with amino-acid sequence MNPKSALRLLELHRELGEIDDAAYENAKRWLSDPAYRKYRADVADLLRPTDLVDSFYRIIPFGTGGRRGPVGVGPNRINERTIGESAQGLARYILDVDTGGKLAKRGVAIAYDVRPQSRKFAEISARVLAANGVRVHLFDTPRPTPLLSFAVRQRKCVSGIVITASHNPPTDNGFKAYWDDGGQVVPPHDTEILKRVMAVGEVKTMPLAAARQAGLVRTIGKEIDKAYLDRLPKDLWLCDERDVRIVYTPLHGTGVTIIPRALVAMGFRDVIVPGEQATMDGTFPTVPRNYPNPEEPPAMKAAVDLAREKGAFLVLASDPDADRVGCMARERDGSFSYISGNKMGAAMLHFVLASLAERGEMPKAPFTLTTLVSTQLARAIAGRYRTKIKDDLLVGFKYVAEYLAGAEAGGKMDGFVFAFEESIGFLRGPHVRDKDAAAAAVTLAQLGARLVATDRTLSEYLDEIYANFGYFVEEQFSVFLTGANGHQKMEKIMSALRSSPPQKIADMKVRAVIDRKTGTMRDLSTGKTRKIKGAKGDVMQFWFDDEGRTRVTVRPSGTEPKIKHYAAAFEPVENAAGLKAAKKRGDARVHALIDAVKAFENKIVGARARSGA; translated from the coding sequence GTGAACCCGAAATCGGCCCTGCGGCTGCTTGAACTGCATCGCGAGCTCGGTGAGATCGACGACGCGGCCTACGAAAACGCCAAACGCTGGCTGTCCGATCCGGCTTATCGCAAATACCGCGCGGATGTCGCCGATTTGCTGCGTCCGACGGACCTTGTCGACAGCTTCTACCGGATTATCCCGTTCGGCACCGGCGGGCGGCGCGGGCCCGTGGGCGTGGGACCAAACCGCATCAACGAGCGGACGATCGGCGAAAGCGCGCAGGGCCTTGCGCGATATATCCTGGATGTCGATACGGGCGGCAAGCTTGCCAAACGCGGCGTGGCGATCGCTTACGACGTGCGCCCGCAATCCCGGAAGTTCGCGGAGATTTCCGCGCGCGTGCTCGCCGCCAACGGTGTGCGCGTGCACTTGTTCGACACGCCGCGCCCCACCCCGCTGCTCTCGTTCGCGGTCCGGCAACGGAAGTGCGTCTCGGGCATCGTCATCACCGCGAGCCACAATCCCCCGACGGATAACGGTTTCAAGGCGTATTGGGACGACGGCGGACAGGTCGTGCCGCCGCACGACACCGAGATCCTCAAGCGCGTGATGGCCGTCGGCGAGGTGAAGACCATGCCGCTGGCCGCCGCGAGGCAGGCCGGGCTCGTCCGTACCATCGGCAAGGAGATCGACAAGGCCTACCTCGATCGGTTGCCGAAGGATCTCTGGCTTTGCGACGAGCGCGACGTGCGCATCGTTTACACGCCGCTTCACGGCACGGGCGTGACCATCATCCCCCGCGCGCTTGTGGCGATGGGCTTTCGCGACGTCATCGTTCCCGGGGAACAGGCGACGATGGACGGCACGTTTCCCACCGTGCCGCGAAATTATCCGAACCCGGAGGAGCCGCCCGCGATGAAGGCCGCGGTCGATCTGGCGCGCGAAAAGGGAGCGTTTCTCGTTTTGGCCTCGGACCCGGACGCGGATCGCGTCGGTTGCATGGCGCGCGAGCGCGACGGGAGCTTTTCTTACATCTCCGGTAACAAGATGGGCGCGGCGATGTTGCATTTCGTGCTCGCATCGCTGGCCGAACGCGGCGAGATGCCCAAGGCGCCGTTCACGCTGACGACCCTCGTATCGACGCAACTCGCCCGCGCGATCGCCGGGCGATACCGGACCAAAATCAAGGACGACCTGCTTGTCGGGTTCAAATACGTGGCGGAATATCTGGCCGGCGCCGAGGCGGGCGGCAAGATGGACGGCTTCGTGTTCGCGTTCGAGGAGTCGATCGGCTTTTTGCGCGGCCCGCACGTGCGCGACAAGGACGCCGCGGCGGCGGCCGTGACGCTGGCGCAGCTCGGCGCGCGGCTTGTCGCGACGGACCGGACGCTTTCGGAGTATCTGGACGAGATTTACGCGAACTTCGGTTATTTCGTGGAGGAGCAATTTTCGGTGTTCCTGACCGGCGCCAACGGTCATCAGAAGATGGAAAAAATCATGTCCGCGTTGCGCTCATCGCCGCCGCAAAAAATCGCGGACATGAAGGTGCGCGCCGTTATCGACCGCAAGACCGGGACGATGCGCGATCTTTCGACGGGCAAGACCCGGAAAATCAAGGGCGCCAAGGGCGATGTGATGCAATTCTGGTTCGATGACGAAGGACGCACGCGCGTCACGGTGCGGCCGTCGGGCACGGAGCCGAAGATCAAGCACTACGCGGCCGCCTTTGAGCCGGTCGAGAACGCCGCGGGGCTGAAAGCCGCGAAAAAACGCGGCGACGCGCGCGTGCACGCCCTCATCGACGCGGTGAAGGCGTTCGAGAACAAGATTGTCGGGGCGCGGGCAAGGAGCGGGGCGTGA
- a CDS encoding Rid family detoxifying hydrolase: MHKNVLRTVQAPEAIGPYSQGVRSGNLVFTSGQLPIDPATGTIAADIKTQARQALENVASVLEAGGSNLHGILKVTVFLTDMADFAAVNEVYAAFFEHAAPFPARSAVQVSALPKPEAKIEIEAIGVVAL, translated from the coding sequence ATGCACAAGAACGTGTTGCGCACGGTTCAGGCGCCGGAGGCGATCGGACCCTACAGCCAGGGCGTTCGTTCCGGGAATCTCGTCTTCACGTCGGGTCAGCTACCGATCGACCCGGCGACGGGCACAATCGCGGCGGACATCAAGACGCAGGCGCGGCAGGCGCTCGAAAACGTGGCGAGTGTCCTTGAAGCCGGTGGCAGCAATCTTCACGGCATCCTCAAGGTCACCGTTTTCCTGACGGACATGGCGGACTTCGCGGCGGTGAACGAGGTGTACGCGGCGTTTTTCGAGCACGCCGCGCCGTTTCCCGCGCGCAGCGCCGTTCAGGTGTCCGCGCTTCCCAAACCCGAGGCGAAAATCGAGATCGAGGCCATCGGCGTCGTCGCGCTGTGA
- a CDS encoding glycosyltransferase family 39 protein gives MTRNILIAFAVLFVLSRGFVLSYSEYVYDEEEYKTGSIGKLVMDGPPLPLLEYQPGDYEGGTLFFGLMTIPFFVVLGPKYLALKAMATVTGLVLGVCLILLADRIAGDRAALVAAALYLVPVPAVVQIMSLPWGNYAETAMLTMVTLVIFHDFLFEDRGTMRRAAVLGFLWGFGTWVHYGYAVTPLACLLIWHLSTRNLLADRRLWVAIACAIAGFSPWFAYNLTHHFWGLHRISDAFDTNPEAWQKPGVLSRLADLVLSDFAAGMHFRFGRESIDRAVSYAYQGVLTAAVIAIVVAARGRLRAWGRMLYRARARLGLAERSLASMTPVVYIALYGAVYILTGYGLFAATWQGLDAENHAHIFQLYPMFILGAAVAGGLLYERVPRVVTLLTVFLVAFGAAGVFRFIDLSRPQFDRLRSNAYDRGVIYGEIGRKWARAPEEMNKWLAAVPPFARREMAYGAGTTYGLFYIDHLNVAVDKCEVLPKTWRPYCHLGIGTGVAASTRDDDALRAKALGVIPEKFLHAVEPGLVLGDIWFHLASAERLAVARMTSPPPELPWSERDPWRDFLQAHISAADAAPER, from the coding sequence ATGACGCGAAACATTCTCATCGCCTTCGCGGTGCTGTTCGTCCTTTCGCGCGGATTCGTGCTGTCGTATTCCGAATACGTCTACGACGAGGAGGAATACAAGACGGGCAGCATCGGCAAGCTTGTCATGGACGGCCCGCCGCTGCCGCTTCTCGAATACCAGCCGGGCGATTACGAAGGCGGCACGCTCTTTTTCGGATTGATGACGATTCCGTTTTTCGTCGTGCTCGGCCCCAAATACCTTGCGCTCAAGGCCATGGCGACCGTCACCGGGCTCGTCCTTGGTGTTTGCCTCATCCTGCTGGCCGACCGCATCGCCGGCGACCGAGCGGCGCTTGTCGCCGCGGCGCTTTACCTCGTGCCTGTGCCCGCCGTCGTGCAAATCATGAGCTTGCCGTGGGGCAACTACGCCGAGACGGCGATGCTCACCATGGTGACGCTCGTCATCTTCCACGACTTCCTGTTCGAGGACCGCGGCACGATGCGCCGCGCGGCGGTGCTTGGCTTTCTATGGGGCTTCGGCACGTGGGTCCATTACGGCTACGCCGTCACGCCGCTTGCGTGCCTTTTGATCTGGCACCTGTCCACGCGCAATCTGCTTGCCGACCGCCGCTTATGGGTCGCGATCGCGTGCGCGATCGCCGGTTTTTCGCCCTGGTTCGCCTACAACCTGACACATCACTTCTGGGGGCTGCATCGCATCAGCGACGCGTTCGACACGAATCCCGAGGCGTGGCAAAAGCCGGGCGTCCTTTCGCGCCTTGCCGATCTGGTCTTGTCCGATTTCGCGGCCGGCATGCACTTTCGCTTCGGACGCGAATCAATCGACCGCGCCGTCAGCTACGCGTATCAGGGCGTCCTGACGGCGGCCGTCATCGCGATCGTCGTTGCGGCGCGCGGCCGGCTGCGGGCCTGGGGCCGCATGCTCTATCGCGCACGGGCGCGCCTTGGCCTTGCCGAACGGAGCCTCGCGTCGATGACGCCCGTCGTCTACATCGCCCTGTACGGCGCGGTTTACATCCTGACGGGCTACGGCCTTTTCGCCGCGACGTGGCAGGGGCTGGACGCGGAAAACCACGCGCACATCTTTCAACTCTATCCCATGTTCATCCTGGGGGCCGCCGTGGCCGGCGGCCTGCTGTACGAGCGCGTGCCGCGCGTGGTGACGCTTTTAACCGTGTTTCTTGTCGCGTTCGGCGCCGCGGGCGTCTTTCGGTTCATCGATCTTTCGCGCCCGCAATTCGATCGGCTGCGTTCCAACGCCTACGATCGCGGCGTCATTTACGGCGAGATCGGCCGAAAATGGGCGCGGGCGCCCGAGGAAATGAACAAATGGCTCGCCGCGGTGCCGCCTTTCGCCCGGCGGGAGATGGCCTACGGCGCGGGAACGACGTACGGCCTGTTTTACATCGATCACCTGAACGTCGCCGTCGATAAATGCGAGGTGTTACCGAAGACGTGGCGTCCGTATTGCCACCTGGGCATCGGCACGGGCGTCGCGGCCTCGACGCGCGACGACGACGCGCTGCGCGCCAAGGCGCTTGGGGTCATCCCGGAGAAATTTCTCCACGCGGTGGAACCGGGGCTGGTGCTTGGCGACATCTGGTTTCACCTTGCAAGCGCCGAGCGCCTCGCCGTCGCGCGCATGACGTCGCCGCCGCCGGAACTCCCGTGGTCCGAACGCGATCCCTGGCGCGACTTTCTCCAGGCGCACATCTCCGCGGCAGACGCCGCGCCGGAGAGGTAA
- a CDS encoding haloacid dehalogenase-like hydrolase, whose translation MREKLLLFDLDGTLLLSGGAGARALDRAFLELYGVSGAFEGIKPAGKTDPMIIREIVRKHEIRGDELAIVGKVAGLYERYLADEMPISPNARMMPNVVPALEYLAARSDAILGLLTGNFERCARIKLARFDLNRFFAFGAYASDSEVRAELVPIAVAKAEEHTGRAIGLGPHVFVIGDTPMDVACALDNGVTSVAVATSSYTPEALTECGAHLCFDDLSDAAGFYAAIDAFIAMPESPSALEAADTGA comes from the coding sequence ATGCGCGAAAAACTTCTGCTTTTTGATCTCGACGGAACCCTTCTGCTGTCCGGCGGGGCGGGCGCGCGCGCGCTGGACCGCGCGTTTCTCGAATTGTACGGCGTCAGCGGCGCGTTCGAGGGCATCAAGCCCGCCGGCAAGACCGACCCGATGATCATCCGCGAAATCGTCCGCAAGCACGAAATCCGCGGCGACGAGCTGGCGATCGTCGGCAAGGTCGCCGGACTCTACGAGCGCTACCTCGCCGACGAGATGCCGATCTCGCCCAACGCGCGGATGATGCCGAACGTCGTGCCCGCGCTGGAATATCTGGCCGCCAGGTCCGATGCGATCCTCGGCCTTCTGACCGGCAACTTCGAGCGTTGCGCCCGCATCAAGCTTGCGCGATTCGACCTGAACCGCTTTTTCGCGTTCGGCGCATACGCGTCCGACAGCGAAGTGCGCGCGGAGCTGGTGCCGATCGCCGTGGCCAAGGCGGAGGAGCACACGGGCCGCGCGATCGGCCTCGGGCCGCATGTGTTTGTCATCGGCGACACGCCGATGGATGTGGCGTGCGCGCTCGACAACGGCGTGACCTCCGTCGCCGTCGCGACGAGCAGCTATACACCCGAGGCGCTCACCGAATGCGGCGCTCATCTTTGCTTTGACGACCTGTCGGATGCGGCGGGCTTTTATGCGGCGATCGATGCGTTCATCGCGATGCCCGAATCGCCGTCCGCGCTCGAGGCGGCGGACACCGGCGCGTGA
- a CDS encoding L,D-transpeptidase family protein, producing the protein MRTYRHFLVPIALAAVFAASACTFYYQAQASRAVDNVHADIPALLRARAQADTAVLKAIAEHRAKAFAETRQGDTWIADAGVLAPESALRFVADHAAAADHDKLVEALRASRDDGLSPDAFQVNEMSARAKTLSEYEARIANAVNVTLDEAGRARLVEDLVAAAKKDEDKPPRLDGLGIVDFMLKPAHRANYPDIAAAYDKAAELVAERGVLETQIETAGTRAYFKLARAMGLKREMAPASWEASKSDLTAAVKQMAPSTPHYVRLRGELGRYRRLAEKYADLPPVKASVKLKKGAKDSDTVRTVQERLSLEGYYSGPIDGHFDEVTEAALIEYQQTHQVVPDGVIFKGTAEAMNVSYEKRVRQIRLALAKLRQSDSRWENYFVRVNIPEFMVEVVEDGKILRRHKVIVGNRAAINHTPEFTATIKTVVYNPAWYMTSRIFKLEELPNWHEDPDYFKKKGYVAHFNKEGIPIAAYQPPGPGNALGKVKILFPNKNDVYMHDTPTKYLFNRNDRAFSHGCIRLHNPLDMAQFLLEKDGNAALAELDKILDSRSTREIVLNKEIPIFIEYVTVSTDEQGRAVFLFDVYDEEDKQFAAMEEMA; encoded by the coding sequence ATGCGTACGTATCGACATTTTCTTGTTCCGATCGCCCTCGCGGCCGTATTCGCGGCAAGCGCCTGCACCTTCTATTACCAGGCGCAGGCGAGCCGCGCCGTCGATAACGTCCACGCCGACATCCCCGCGCTGCTTCGCGCGCGCGCGCAGGCCGACACCGCCGTGCTAAAGGCGATCGCCGAACATCGCGCCAAGGCGTTTGCCGAAACGCGCCAGGGCGATACGTGGATCGCCGACGCCGGCGTGCTCGCGCCCGAGTCCGCCCTTCGCTTTGTCGCCGACCACGCCGCCGCGGCCGACCACGACAAGCTCGTCGAAGCCCTTCGGGCGTCGCGCGATGACGGCCTTTCGCCGGATGCCTTCCAGGTGAACGAGATGTCCGCGCGCGCCAAGACGCTTTCCGAATACGAAGCCCGCATTGCGAATGCCGTCAACGTGACGCTCGACGAGGCGGGACGCGCCCGGCTTGTGGAAGACCTCGTCGCCGCCGCGAAAAAGGACGAGGACAAACCGCCCCGGCTCGACGGGCTGGGGATCGTCGATTTCATGCTGAAGCCCGCGCACCGCGCGAACTATCCCGATATCGCCGCCGCCTACGACAAGGCCGCCGAGCTTGTCGCCGAACGCGGCGTGCTCGAAACGCAGATCGAAACCGCGGGCACGCGCGCGTATTTCAAGCTCGCCCGCGCGATGGGGCTGAAGCGCGAGATGGCGCCCGCAAGCTGGGAGGCTTCGAAATCCGACCTGACGGCTGCCGTCAAGCAGATGGCGCCTTCGACGCCGCACTACGTTCGGCTGCGCGGCGAGCTTGGCCGCTACCGGCGCCTCGCGGAAAAGTACGCGGACCTGCCGCCCGTGAAGGCGTCCGTCAAGTTGAAAAAGGGGGCGAAAGATTCCGACACCGTGCGCACGGTGCAAGAGCGCCTTTCGCTCGAGGGCTACTACTCCGGTCCGATCGACGGGCATTTCGACGAAGTGACCGAGGCGGCGCTCATCGAATACCAGCAAACGCACCAGGTGGTGCCGGACGGCGTGATCTTCAAGGGCACGGCCGAGGCGATGAACGTCTCGTACGAAAAGCGCGTGCGCCAGATCCGCCTCGCGCTTGCCAAGCTTCGCCAGTCCGACTCGCGGTGGGAGAACTATTTCGTCCGCGTCAACATTCCCGAATTCATGGTGGAGGTTGTGGAGGACGGCAAGATCCTTCGCCGGCACAAGGTCATCGTCGGCAACCGCGCGGCGATCAACCACACGCCGGAGTTTACCGCGACGATCAAGACGGTCGTCTACAATCCGGCGTGGTACATGACCTCGCGCATCTTCAAGCTCGAGGAATTGCCGAACTGGCACGAGGATCCGGACTACTTCAAGAAAAAGGGGTACGTCGCGCATTTCAACAAGGAAGGCATCCCGATCGCCGCCTACCAGCCGCCGGGGCCGGGCAACGCGCTCGGCAAGGTAAAGATTCTTTTCCCGAACAAGAACGACGTGTACATGCACGACACGCCGACCAAATACCTCTTCAACCGCAACGACCGGGCGTTCAGTCACGGCTGCATCCGTCTTCACAATCCGCTCGACATGGCGCAGTTCCTCCTCGAAAAAGACGGCAACGCGGCGCTTGCCGAGCTCGACAAAATCCTCGACTCCCGGAGCACGCGCGAGATCGTCCTGAACAAGGAAATCCCGATCTTCATCGAATACGTCACCGTCTCCACCGACGAACAAGGCCGCGCGGTTTTCCTCTTTGACGTCTACGACGAGGAAGACAAGCAGTTCGCCGCGATGGAGGAGATGGCGTAG
- a CDS encoding glycerol-3-phosphate dehydrogenase/oxidase produces the protein MIRDLASMSAVEHDLVIIGGGISGAAIAHEAALRGLSVALLEKSDFGGGTSAATSKLIHGGLRYLKMYDFALVRESLRERRIMEFIAPHIVAPVPFLLPTYRGRSNGLAAIVSAMLIYNVLSYDKNRLDDPDRRLPGWRPMSPRRALEMEPGLHKAGMTGAVLYFDCQMWAPERLTLEFLLAADANGAMLANYARVDELIVEKRRVRGARVTDLETGRAHEITGRVTINAAGPWADLIDRYAGDDKGLDLVRSQGIHLVTKRLSGKQGLVLSTKSGRLFFVIPWRDRSLIGTTDSVFAGDPDAYRVTPEKVAEFIGEVNEALPNARLTTDDIDWTYGGLRPIVETETAVMNVNRASRKYEITDHETAGGVAGFVTVIGGKYTTSRGLAETVVELAAQRLGRPRPARVSAGFVLPGGRIGSWRGFVARLMREFGLSEGEAEKWTRTYGAHAPGLMAAARRDATLAEPLAAGEIETAANVDRAVRLEMARTLADVVFRRTGLGTTGAIDKAGAHRIASLMGERLAWDAERRENEVNGVIDRIRRKNIFALEKPAAAPAPTPAEASTIG, from the coding sequence GTGATTCGCGATCTCGCGTCGATGTCCGCGGTCGAGCACGATCTCGTCATCATCGGCGGCGGCATCAGCGGCGCGGCGATCGCGCACGAGGCGGCGCTGCGCGGGCTGTCGGTCGCGCTCCTTGAAAAATCCGATTTCGGCGGCGGCACGAGCGCCGCCACGAGCAAGCTCATCCACGGCGGGCTGCGTTACCTGAAGATGTACGACTTCGCGCTCGTGCGGGAGTCGTTGCGCGAGCGGCGCATCATGGAGTTCATCGCGCCGCACATCGTCGCGCCGGTGCCTTTCCTGTTGCCGACCTATCGCGGGCGCTCCAACGGCCTTGCGGCCATCGTTTCCGCGATGCTGATCTACAACGTGCTCTCCTACGACAAAAACAGACTCGACGACCCGGACCGCCGCCTGCCCGGCTGGCGGCCGATGTCGCCGCGTCGCGCGCTCGAGATGGAACCGGGCCTGCACAAAGCGGGCATGACCGGCGCGGTGCTGTACTTTGATTGCCAGATGTGGGCGCCCGAGCGCCTGACCCTCGAATTCCTGCTGGCCGCGGACGCGAACGGCGCGATGCTCGCCAATTACGCGCGCGTGGACGAGCTCATCGTCGAGAAGCGCCGCGTGCGCGGGGCGCGCGTGACCGATCTGGAAACGGGCCGCGCGCACGAGATCACCGGCCGCGTCACGATCAACGCGGCGGGGCCGTGGGCGGATCTGATCGACCGTTACGCCGGCGACGACAAAGGGCTCGACCTCGTGCGCAGCCAGGGCATCCACCTGGTCACCAAACGCCTGTCCGGCAAGCAGGGGCTGGTGCTCTCGACGAAGTCGGGGCGGCTGTTTTTTGTCATCCCGTGGCGGGATCGGTCGCTGATCGGCACGACGGACAGCGTCTTCGCGGGCGATCCCGACGCGTACCGCGTTACGCCGGAGAAGGTCGCGGAGTTCATCGGCGAGGTGAATGAGGCGCTGCCGAACGCGCGGTTGACGACGGACGACATCGACTGGACCTACGGCGGCCTGCGCCCGATCGTCGAAACCGAAACGGCGGTGATGAACGTGAACCGCGCGTCGCGCAAATACGAGATCACCGACCATGAGACGGCCGGCGGCGTCGCGGGGTTTGTCACCGTGATCGGCGGCAAATACACGACCAGCCGGGGCCTCGCCGAGACGGTGGTGGAACTGGCCGCCCAGCGCCTGGGCCGACCGCGCCCGGCGCGCGTCTCCGCCGGATTCGTCCTGCCCGGCGGGCGGATCGGATCGTGGCGCGGATTTGTCGCGCGGCTGATGCGCGAATTCGGCCTGTCCGAGGGCGAGGCCGAAAAATGGACGCGCACCTACGGCGCGCACGCGCCGGGCCTCATGGCCGCCGCTCGAAGGGACGCGACGCTCGCGGAACCGCTTGCCGCGGGCGAGATCGAGACGGCGGCGAACGTCGACCGGGCGGTGCGCCTGGAGATGGCCCGAACGCTCGCGGATGTCGTCTTTCGCCGCACGGGCCTTGGCACAACGGGCGCGATCGACAAGGCAGGCGCACATCGCATCGCGTCCCTGATGGGAGAGCGCCTGGCGTGGGACGCCGAGCGCCGCGAAAACGAGGTCAATGGCGTCATCGATCGCATTCGCCGCAAGAATATCTTTGCGCTGGAAAAGCCCGCCGCCGCCCCGGCGCCGACGCCCGCCGAAGCCTCGACAATCGGCTGA